A window from Theobroma cacao cultivar B97-61/B2 chromosome 3, Criollo_cocoa_genome_V2, whole genome shotgun sequence encodes these proteins:
- the LOC18507031 gene encoding uncharacterized protein LOC18507031 isoform X2 produces MASPTDPPHQQLHSNLTNFLQTTTTSVLSLLSTPKTTPHLPPSKISPPFLFADSPLHLSPSPFESTQPDSVSSKSAIKGVSSPESSSGFPSTVRIAGLTSSGKAGGPAFVGQVFSMCDLSGTGLMAVSTHFDIPFISKRTPEWLKKIFANITKSERNGPVFRFFMDLGDAVTYVKHLNIPSGVVGACRLDLAYEHFKEKPHLFQFVPNEKQVKAANKLLKAIPQDGARRKVVGVPVFGARNLDIAIATTDGIKWYTPYFFDKNMLDNILEESVDQHFHALIQTRHMQRRRDVIDDNLAAEVIEEIGDSMWEPPEVQEVLDEIGHPAIPLSVISKAAEIQLLNAVDKVLLGNRWLRKATGIQPQFPYMVDSFERRSAASFLRASESAACLSNPETESSTSELKLVDDVKADNGQRQDFRFPFGDRFSHPWLKGEGKPKQRMESPSKESKKQNFQANPFLPKITMVGISAGDGQMSKSSLKKTMEDLTRELERTDQGNTTDSDSDDLKVEERDPLFVANVGDYYSGLAKTGSARWVRGGNN; encoded by the exons ATGGCCTCGCCAACGGATCCCCCGCACCAGCAACTCCACAGCAACCTCACCAACTTCCTCCAGACCACCACCACGTCTGTCTTGTCTCTCCTCTCCACTCCCAAAACGACGCCGCACCTTCCCCCTTCCAAAATCTCCCCTCCTTTCCTATTCGCCGACTCTCCCCTCCACCTCTCTCCCTCGCCCTTCGAGTCAACTCAGCCCGACTCCGTCTCTTCTAAATCCGCAATCAAGGGAGTCTCGTCGCCCGAGTCAAGCTCCGGCTTCCCCTCAACGGTCAGGATTGCGGGACTCACTTCCAGTGGCAAGGCTGGTGGCCCCGCCTTCGTGGGCCAAGTCTTTAGCATGTGCGATCTTTCAGGGACCGGTCTTATGGCGGTTTCAACTCACTTCGATATTCCCTTCATTTCTAAGAG AACACCGGAGTGGCTTAAGAAGATATTTGCAAACATTACTAAGAGCGAAAGGAATGGCCCTGTTTTTCGTTTTTTCATGGATTTAGGTGATGCAG TTACGTATGTCAAACACCTCAATATTCCCAGCGGGGTCGTGGGCGCTTGTCGTCTTGATTTGGCATATGAGCATTTCAAG GAAAAACCTCACTTATTTCAGTTTGTTCCAAATGAGAAACAG GTAAAGGCAGCCAACAAGCTTCTTAAGGCAATCCCACAAGATGGTGCAAGGAGAAAGGTTGTCGGTGTGCCTGTTTTTGGTGCTCGAAACTTGGATATTGCAATAGCTACTACAGATGGGATTAAGTG GTATACGCCATACTTCTTTGATAAAAACATGCTGGATAATATTCTTGAAGAATCTGTTGATCAGCATTTCCATGCTTTAATTCAAACCCGACACATGCAACGTCGACGTGATGTGATTGATGATAACTTGGCAGCTGAAGTGATTGAAGAAATTGGAGATAGCATGTGGGAGCCTCCAGAG GTTCAAGAAGTTTTGGATGAGATTGGTCATCCTGCCATACCCTTGAGTGTCATTTCAAAGGCTGCTGAGATTCAGCTTCTCAATGCTGTTGACAAAGTACTCCTGGGTAACAGGTGGTTACGGAAAGCGACTGGCATTCAACCACAATTTCCTTATATGGTTGATTCATTTGAGAGAAG GAGTGCCGCCTCTTTTCTTAGAGCCTCTGAGTCAGCTGCATGCCTTTCCAACCCTGAAACGGAGAGCAGCACTTCAGAGCTCAAATTAGTCGATGATGTTAAAGCTGACAATGGACAGAGACAAGATTTCCGATTTCCTTTTGGAGATCGGTTTAGTCATCCATGGTTGAAAGGAGAAGGGAAACCTAAACAGAG aATGGAAAGCCCATCAAAGGaaagcaaaaagcaaaactttcaagctaaTCCCTTTCTACCAAAGATTACAATGGTTGGCATCTCAGCTGGAGATGGACAGATGAGCAAATCTAGTTTGAAGAAGACTATGGAAGATCTAACAAGAGAGTTGGAGCGGACAGATCAGGGAAATACCACTGATAGTGACAGTGACGACTTAAAAGTTGAAGAAAGAGATCCACTATTTGTTGCAAATGTAGGTGATTACTATTCTGGCTTGGCAAAGACTGGTTCAGCACGATGGGTTCGAGGAGGAAACAACTGA
- the LOC18507031 gene encoding uncharacterized protein LOC18507031 isoform X1: MASPTDPPHQQLHSNLTNFLQTTTTSVLSLLSTPKTTPHLPPSKISPPFLFADSPLHLSPSPFESTQPDSVSSKSAIKGVSSPESSSGFPSTVRIAGLTSSGKAGGPAFVGQVFSMCDLSGTGLMAVSTHFDIPFISKRTPEWLKKIFANITKSERNGPVFRFFMDLGDAVTYVKHLNIPSGVVGACRLDLAYEHFKEKPHLFQFVPNEKQVKAANKLLKAIPQDGARRKVVGVPVFGARNLDIAIATTDGIKWYTPYFFDKNMLDNILEESVDQHFHALIQTRHMQRRRDVIDDNLAAEVIEEIGDSMWEPPEVQEVLDEIGHPAIPLSVISKAAEIQLLNAVDKVLLGNRWLRKATGIQPQFPYMVDSFERRSAASFLRASESAACLSNPETESSTSELKLVDDVKADNGQRQDFRFPFGDRFSHPWLKGEGKPKQRSEARMESPSKESKKQNFQANPFLPKITMVGISAGDGQMSKSSLKKTMEDLTRELERTDQGNTTDSDSDDLKVEERDPLFVANVGDYYSGLAKTGSARWVRGGNN, translated from the exons ATGGCCTCGCCAACGGATCCCCCGCACCAGCAACTCCACAGCAACCTCACCAACTTCCTCCAGACCACCACCACGTCTGTCTTGTCTCTCCTCTCCACTCCCAAAACGACGCCGCACCTTCCCCCTTCCAAAATCTCCCCTCCTTTCCTATTCGCCGACTCTCCCCTCCACCTCTCTCCCTCGCCCTTCGAGTCAACTCAGCCCGACTCCGTCTCTTCTAAATCCGCAATCAAGGGAGTCTCGTCGCCCGAGTCAAGCTCCGGCTTCCCCTCAACGGTCAGGATTGCGGGACTCACTTCCAGTGGCAAGGCTGGTGGCCCCGCCTTCGTGGGCCAAGTCTTTAGCATGTGCGATCTTTCAGGGACCGGTCTTATGGCGGTTTCAACTCACTTCGATATTCCCTTCATTTCTAAGAG AACACCGGAGTGGCTTAAGAAGATATTTGCAAACATTACTAAGAGCGAAAGGAATGGCCCTGTTTTTCGTTTTTTCATGGATTTAGGTGATGCAG TTACGTATGTCAAACACCTCAATATTCCCAGCGGGGTCGTGGGCGCTTGTCGTCTTGATTTGGCATATGAGCATTTCAAG GAAAAACCTCACTTATTTCAGTTTGTTCCAAATGAGAAACAG GTAAAGGCAGCCAACAAGCTTCTTAAGGCAATCCCACAAGATGGTGCAAGGAGAAAGGTTGTCGGTGTGCCTGTTTTTGGTGCTCGAAACTTGGATATTGCAATAGCTACTACAGATGGGATTAAGTG GTATACGCCATACTTCTTTGATAAAAACATGCTGGATAATATTCTTGAAGAATCTGTTGATCAGCATTTCCATGCTTTAATTCAAACCCGACACATGCAACGTCGACGTGATGTGATTGATGATAACTTGGCAGCTGAAGTGATTGAAGAAATTGGAGATAGCATGTGGGAGCCTCCAGAG GTTCAAGAAGTTTTGGATGAGATTGGTCATCCTGCCATACCCTTGAGTGTCATTTCAAAGGCTGCTGAGATTCAGCTTCTCAATGCTGTTGACAAAGTACTCCTGGGTAACAGGTGGTTACGGAAAGCGACTGGCATTCAACCACAATTTCCTTATATGGTTGATTCATTTGAGAGAAG GAGTGCCGCCTCTTTTCTTAGAGCCTCTGAGTCAGCTGCATGCCTTTCCAACCCTGAAACGGAGAGCAGCACTTCAGAGCTCAAATTAGTCGATGATGTTAAAGCTGACAATGGACAGAGACAAGATTTCCGATTTCCTTTTGGAGATCGGTTTAGTCATCCATGGTTGAAAGGAGAAGGGAAACCTAAACAGAGGTCAGAGGCTAG aATGGAAAGCCCATCAAAGGaaagcaaaaagcaaaactttcaagctaaTCCCTTTCTACCAAAGATTACAATGGTTGGCATCTCAGCTGGAGATGGACAGATGAGCAAATCTAGTTTGAAGAAGACTATGGAAGATCTAACAAGAGAGTTGGAGCGGACAGATCAGGGAAATACCACTGATAGTGACAGTGACGACTTAAAAGTTGAAGAAAGAGATCCACTATTTGTTGCAAATGTAGGTGATTACTATTCTGGCTTGGCAAAGACTGGTTCAGCACGATGGGTTCGAGGAGGAAACAACTGA